In a single window of the Candidatus Abyssobacteria bacterium SURF_5 genome:
- a CDS encoding DNA polymerase subunit beta, giving the protein MGGEKLNVPEKQIADFCRRWKIIEFALFGSALRDDFRADSDVDVLVTFGSDASWSLFDLVAMQDELKDIFGREVDLVERDGLRNPFRRHSILSTRKVIYAA; this is encoded by the coding sequence ATGGGTGGCGAGAAACTGAACGTTCCAGAAAAACAGATTGCGGATTTTTGTCGCCGCTGGAAGATTATCGAATTCGCGCTTTTTGGTTCGGCTCTGCGAGACGATTTTCGGGCTGACAGCGATGTGGACGTGCTCGTAACGTTCGGGTCGGATGCGTCGTGGAGTCTTTTTGACCTCGTGGCGATGCAGGACGAGTTGAAAGATATATTCGGCCGCGAGGTGGATCTGGTGGAAAGAGACGGATTGAGAAATCCCTTCCGCCGCCACTCCATCCTGAGCACGCGAAAGGTCATTTATGCGGCCTGA
- a CDS encoding DUF523 domain-containing protein translates to MTDSSGEAQGFLFSSEECGVAKEPVIISACLLGIPCRWHGRRASRRDALLERLKRRYVLVPLCPEQLGGMPTPRTSESLAQATGTDILDGKARLIAPETGQDVTEFHIVGARYTLELAQIIGAHKAYLKSGSPSCDRNGVTGETLRRAGIEVFAIG, encoded by the coding sequence ATGACCGATAGTTCCGGAGAAGCACAGGGATTTCTCTTTTCCTCGGAAGAATGCGGCGTCGCCAAAGAGCCGGTAATCATCAGCGCCTGCCTGCTCGGCATCCCGTGCCGTTGGCATGGACGGCGCGCGAGCCGGCGCGACGCGCTCCTCGAACGACTGAAGAGGCGGTACGTCCTCGTCCCGCTCTGCCCCGAACAGCTTGGAGGAATGCCGACGCCGCGCACAAGCGAGTCGTTGGCACAAGCAACCGGGACTGACATTCTGGACGGAAAGGCGCGACTAATCGCCCCCGAGACCGGCCAGGACGTGACAGAATTTCACATCGTCGGCGCGAGATACACCCTCGAACTCGCTCAAATCATCGGCGCACACAAAGCATATCTTAAGAGCGGCAGCCCCTCCTGCGACCGCAACGGCGTCACCGGAGAAACCCTTCGCCGGGCGGGAATCGAGGTTTTCGCGATAGGCTAG